One genomic window of Nitrospirota bacterium includes the following:
- the bamA gene encoding outer membrane protein assembly factor BamA, with product MRKYAGLAGFAVFFAVLLSMLSSDAALGQVAPVVKDIEVRGLRRIEADAVRSHISQKVGAPLSTEAVSRDIKDIYAMGYFDDVRVEVEAFEGGVRLVYVVKEKPSIRRVTIFGNKEIEKSKLSERLTVTPGSLADVVLIQQNADALRAVYEEQGYPLTVVVPVLKRVQEGADTLTFYIIEGPRVKIDDISIEGNKEISGFTLKRAMKTSEYCWLYSWITKGGRYEKTRLHNDLGRIEDVYHNKGFVEAAVSEPKLRLSEDKRQMDITIPVAEGQQFRVSSISFQGNTVFTDAELREKVVSEPGKVVSKKTLSQDVAALTELYGTRGYALAAVFPDLAVHEKERTADVIFRISEGDQYRVGRIEIRGNVKTMDKVIRREIRLKEGEIFNGEKLKRSLQRLKNLNFFEEVKLNPRPHAKTKTLDLEVNVKERATGFLNMGAGYSSVDRLIGTVDFTQANLGGRGQYIKIKAELGSRSDFYEVSFREPWLFDRPVSLDASLYNSNREFTDFDKEATGFSLGLGRSFWEYWHAGALYRIEEATISHIDEDASSLIREQEGTRLTSSISPSILRDTRDNYIDPHEGTRFGVSTDFAGLGGENKFFKVNLEGNVVLPVTRRSALSLKARYGYGTGIFGEKLPLFERYRVGGIYTVRGVRDVGPRDDRGDYIGGLQRLIFNVDYVFPLLSSFGLKGGVFFDAGTAYDSKIDFRYSTGAGIRWISPIGPLRLEYAVNLDRRAGEDSAKWEFAIGTFF from the coding sequence CGCTGGCCTGGCAGGATTTGCCGTCTTTTTTGCCGTCCTCCTGAGCATGTTGTCCTCTGACGCCGCCCTGGGGCAGGTGGCCCCCGTGGTGAAGGACATAGAGGTGCGTGGATTAAGGAGGATAGAGGCCGATGCGGTCCGGAGCCACATATCCCAGAAGGTCGGCGCGCCCCTCTCCACCGAAGCCGTCTCCCGGGATATCAAGGACATATACGCCATGGGCTATTTCGACGACGTGCGGGTGGAGGTGGAGGCCTTCGAGGGCGGGGTCCGGCTCGTCTATGTCGTTAAGGAGAAGCCCTCCATCCGCCGCGTCACCATCTTCGGCAACAAGGAAATCGAGAAGTCCAAGCTCTCCGAGCGCCTGACGGTCACGCCGGGCTCCCTGGCCGACGTGGTCCTCATCCAGCAGAACGCCGATGCCCTGAGGGCCGTTTACGAAGAGCAGGGCTATCCCCTGACCGTCGTGGTCCCCGTCCTCAAGCGGGTGCAGGAGGGAGCCGACACCCTGACCTTCTATATCATCGAGGGCCCCAGGGTCAAGATAGACGACATCAGCATCGAGGGCAACAAGGAAATCTCGGGCTTCACCCTCAAGAGGGCCATGAAGACCTCGGAGTACTGCTGGCTGTACTCGTGGATTACCAAGGGCGGACGCTACGAGAAAACGCGGCTGCACAACGACCTGGGCAGGATAGAGGACGTCTACCACAACAAGGGCTTCGTCGAGGCCGCGGTCTCGGAGCCCAAGCTCCGGCTCAGCGAGGACAAACGGCAGATGGACATCACCATCCCCGTGGCGGAGGGCCAGCAGTTCCGCGTTTCGTCCATCTCTTTCCAGGGGAATACCGTCTTTACGGATGCGGAGCTCCGCGAGAAGGTTGTCTCGGAGCCCGGAAAGGTGGTGAGCAAGAAGACCCTGAGCCAGGACGTCGCCGCCCTCACCGAGCTTTACGGCACCCGGGGCTACGCCCTGGCCGCCGTGTTCCCCGACCTTGCGGTCCATGAGAAAGAGAGGACCGCGGACGTCATCTTCCGCATAAGCGAGGGGGACCAGTACAGGGTGGGGCGGATAGAGATCCGGGGGAACGTCAAGACCATGGACAAGGTCATCCGGCGGGAGATACGGCTGAAGGAGGGGGAGATATTCAACGGAGAGAAGCTCAAGCGGAGCTTGCAGAGGCTGAAGAACCTGAACTTTTTCGAGGAGGTCAAGCTCAACCCCCGCCCCCATGCGAAGACTAAGACCCTGGACCTGGAGGTCAACGTCAAGGAGCGCGCCACGGGCTTCCTGAACATGGGGGCGGGCTACAGTTCGGTGGACAGGCTCATCGGCACCGTGGACTTCACCCAGGCCAACCTGGGCGGCCGCGGCCAGTACATCAAGATCAAGGCGGAGCTGGGCAGCAGGAGCGATTTCTACGAGGTTTCCTTCCGGGAGCCCTGGCTCTTCGACCGGCCCGTCTCCCTGGATGCCAGCCTCTACAACTCCAACCGCGAATTCACCGATTTCGACAAGGAGGCCACGGGTTTCTCCCTGGGGCTGGGCAGGAGCTTCTGGGAGTACTGGCACGCCGGCGCCCTGTACCGCATCGAGGAGGCCACCATCTCCCATATCGACGAAGACGCCTCCTCCCTCATCCGGGAGCAGGAGGGCACGCGCCTGACAAGCAGCATCTCGCCCTCCATCCTGCGGGACACCCGGGACAACTACATAGACCCTCACGAGGGCACCCGGTTCGGCGTTTCGACGGACTTCGCCGGCCTCGGGGGCGAGAACAAGTTCTTCAAGGTCAACCTCGAGGGCAACGTCGTCTTGCCGGTGACGCGCCGGTCGGCCCTTTCCCTCAAGGCCCGGTACGGCTACGGCACGGGCATCTTCGGCGAGAAGCTTCCGCTGTTCGAGCGCTACAGGGTGGGGGGCATATACACCGTCCGGGGCGTGAGGGATGTGGGCCCGCGCGACGACCGGGGGGATTACATCGGCGGCCTCCAGCGCCTCATCTTCAACGTCGACTACGTCTTCCCGCTCCTGTCCTCCTTCGGCCTCAAGGGAGGCGTGTTCTTTGACGCGGGGACCGCCTATGACAGTAAAATAGACTTCAGGTATTCTACGGGTGCGGGCATCAGGTGGATTTCGCCCATCGGGCCCCTGAGGCTGGAGTACGCCGTGAACCTCGACCGCAGGGCGGGCGAAGACAGCGCCAAGTGGGAGTTCGCCATCGGCACGTTCTTCTGA
- a CDS encoding DUF3187 family protein, with amino-acid sequence MTGVNLRKILLLAGASLFLVFVPGAQGAPGGPLRVVNSHPLFLATGAPRLREARCRSFLGATLTYSSTFELESSPEWTASIDLEAAVLTLEAARLLGDRTEVGAELPVIGYQSGVLDGPLNAYHDAFGFGDYGRHTRPENDFLFVVKRRGKTVVEGRAGRIAPGDVRLWLKEAVYRGNPYVSLYGFLDLPTGDPDRGFGSGELHGGAAVLLDASLRRGLTAYLNGGAVFMGSYRGQEVDVPLHDFLYGGAGIEWEAAGRLSLLTQLMAQGSPFDTGIRELDTVSLLWSLGLRYGMGEGSALEASFSEDPNTAGAPDFMVSLGYRYTFRQ; translated from the coding sequence ATGACGGGGGTGAATTTGCGGAAAATCCTTCTTCTGGCGGGCGCGTCGCTCTTTCTTGTTTTCGTCCCCGGGGCCCAAGGCGCCCCGGGCGGGCCCCTTCGGGTTGTCAACAGCCACCCCCTCTTTCTGGCCACCGGTGCGCCCCGGCTCCGTGAGGCCCGCTGCCGGAGCTTCCTTGGGGCAACCCTTACGTATTCGAGCACCTTCGAGCTCGAAAGCTCGCCCGAGTGGACCGCCTCCATCGACCTGGAGGCCGCAGTCCTCACCCTCGAGGCCGCCCGGCTCCTGGGCGACCGCACCGAGGTGGGCGCCGAGCTTCCGGTCATCGGGTATCAGAGCGGCGTCCTCGACGGCCCCCTGAACGCCTACCACGACGCCTTCGGCTTCGGCGACTACGGCAGGCACACGCGCCCGGAAAACGACTTCCTCTTCGTGGTCAAGCGCCGGGGCAAGACGGTGGTGGAGGGCAGGGCCGGGCGGATAGCCCCCGGGGACGTGCGCCTCTGGCTCAAGGAGGCCGTTTACCGGGGCAACCCCTATGTGAGCCTTTACGGCTTTCTGGACCTGCCCACGGGGGACCCGGACCGGGGGTTTGGAAGCGGGGAGCTTCATGGGGGCGCGGCGGTGCTCCTTGACGCTTCACTCCGGCGGGGCCTCACCGCCTATCTGAACGGCGGGGCGGTCTTCATGGGCTCCTACCGGGGGCAGGAGGTGGACGTGCCCCTGCATGATTTTCTTTACGGAGGCGCGGGGATTGAGTGGGAGGCCGCCGGGCGGCTCTCCCTCCTTACCCAGCTCATGGCGCAGGGCTCGCCCTTCGATACCGGCATCCGGGAGCTGGACACCGTTTCTTTGCTCTGGAGCCTCGGCCTCCGTTACGGCATGGGAGAGGGGTCGGCCCTGGAGGCGAGCTTCTCGGAGGACCCCAACACCGCCGGCGCGCCGGACTTCATGGTCTCCCTGGGGTATCGGTATACATTCAGGCAGTAA
- a CDS encoding OmpH family outer membrane protein produces MRKALVFLLALALAGTAYAADKDLKIGFVNLQKALNESESGVKTKAELEDRIKENRAKIQEKVKKKEALQKELERQSTALSEAAVQERKDEIQRLDRDIERMVSDANTELQKLQRQKEVSILKDLDAIISSIGKEGGYTIILPSDVILYSREGVDITNTVIERYDKIYKEKQAAKPAP; encoded by the coding sequence ATGAGGAAAGCTCTCGTTTTCCTGCTGGCCCTGGCGCTGGCGGGAACGGCCTACGCAGCCGACAAGGACTTGAAGATCGGTTTCGTGAACCTTCAGAAGGCCCTGAACGAGTCGGAGTCCGGCGTGAAGACCAAGGCCGAGCTCGAGGACAGGATAAAGGAGAACAGGGCGAAGATACAGGAGAAGGTCAAGAAGAAGGAGGCGCTTCAAAAAGAGCTTGAAAGGCAGTCCACGGCACTCTCGGAGGCGGCCGTACAGGAGCGCAAGGACGAGATACAGCGGCTGGACCGCGACATCGAGCGCATGGTCTCCGACGCCAACACCGAGCTTCAGAAACTGCAGCGGCAGAAAGAGGTCAGCATCCTCAAGGACCTGGATGCTATAATCTCCTCCATCGGGAAAGAGGGGGGCTACACCATCATCCTCCCGTCCGACGTCATCCTGTATTCCAGGGAAGGCGTGGATATCACCAACACCGTCATCGAGAGGTACGACAAGATTTACAAAGAGAAACAGGCGGCGAAGCCGGCACCGTAG
- the lpxI gene encoding UDP-2,3-diacylglucosamine diphosphatase LpxI (LpxI, functionally equivalent to LpxH, replaces it in LPS biosynthesis in a minority of bacteria.), which yields MAAIGLIAGTGELPVLVADEIKAAGHGLVLVALESLTGGALAGKAETVQWFNVGKVGAIVKYLKGEGVTGVVMAGKIPKTLLYRGGVKPDLKGVGILLRLKDRRDDTIINAVAREFEKEGITFLGLQDFLGGLLTPGGKLTRVGPSREQKKDIAFGFRMAKGIGELDIGQTVVVKDRAVMAVEAIEGTDEAIIRGGGLAGGGAVVVKVSRPRQDLRFDIPVVGMETLEAMASVEAAVLALEAGRSIIMQKERFLERAAGAGIIVAGVKED from the coding sequence ATGGCAGCCATCGGGTTGATAGCAGGCACCGGGGAGTTGCCCGTGCTGGTGGCCGACGAGATAAAGGCCGCGGGCCACGGCCTCGTGCTCGTGGCCCTGGAGTCCCTGACCGGAGGCGCCCTGGCCGGGAAGGCGGAGACCGTCCAGTGGTTCAACGTGGGCAAGGTGGGCGCCATCGTCAAGTACCTCAAGGGAGAGGGCGTCACCGGGGTGGTGATGGCGGGAAAGATACCCAAGACCCTCCTTTACCGGGGCGGCGTGAAGCCCGACCTCAAGGGGGTGGGCATTCTGCTCAGGCTCAAGGACCGGAGGGACGACACCATCATAAACGCCGTGGCCCGGGAGTTCGAGAAGGAGGGCATTACCTTCCTCGGCCTTCAGGATTTTCTGGGAGGGCTTCTCACCCCCGGCGGCAAGCTCACGCGCGTCGGGCCGAGCCGCGAGCAGAAGAAGGACATCGCCTTCGGCTTCAGGATGGCCAAAGGCATAGGGGAGCTGGACATCGGACAGACGGTGGTGGTGAAGGACCGGGCGGTGATGGCCGTGGAGGCCATCGAGGGCACGGACGAGGCCATCATCCGCGGGGGCGGGCTTGCGGGAGGCGGGGCGGTGGTGGTGAAGGTGAGCCGCCCCCGGCAGGACCTCCGCTTCGACATTCCCGTGGTGGGGATGGAGACCCTGGAGGCCATGGCCTCCGTGGAGGCGGCGGTCCTGGCCCTGGAGGCCGGGCGGAGCATCATCATGCAAAAGGAGCGCTTCCTGGAGCGGGCCGCCGGGGCGGGCATAATCGTCGCGGGCGTGAAGGAAGACTGA
- a CDS encoding DUF488 domain-containing protein: MPGASAARLIYTLGTDRRSEEYFVEILLAYDLGLVLDVRSRPWSRNFPHFSRESLEESLGRMQVGYRWLGAGLGGLRKGGFAAYAGTEEFAGAVDALEALAREARAVILCSERFPWKCHRKWIARELTRRGWRVEHIIEKDKVWVPGGGASP, encoded by the coding sequence GTGCCCGGCGCCTCCGCCGCCCGCCTCATCTACACCCTGGGGACCGACCGGCGCTCGGAGGAATATTTCGTGGAAATTCTCCTGGCCTACGACCTGGGGCTCGTCCTCGATGTGCGGAGCCGCCCCTGGAGCAGGAACTTCCCCCACTTCTCCCGCGAGAGCCTCGAGGAAAGCCTAGGGCGGATGCAGGTGGGCTACCGATGGCTCGGGGCCGGGCTGGGGGGCCTGAGAAAGGGCGGGTTTGCGGCCTACGCCGGGACAGAGGAGTTCGCCGGGGCGGTGGACGCCCTGGAGGCCCTGGCCCGGGAGGCCCGGGCGGTGATTCTCTGCTCGGAGCGCTTTCCCTGGAAGTGCCACCGCAAGTGGATTGCCCGGGAGCTCACCCGCCGGGGCTGGCGCGTGGAGCACATCATCGAGAAGGACAAGGTCTGGGTGCCGGGGGGCGGGGCGTCGCCATGA
- the lpxD gene encoding UDP-3-O-(3-hydroxymyristoyl)glucosamine N-acyltransferase: MKLREIARLLGGELHGGDPEEDIAGVSGIGEAAAGDITFVVGSRQEKRARESAASCFLVREVLPGLRGAQVKVDDPHYAFALLLGRFHPPSPVPPGVSARAFVAGGVTLAEEVSVQPFAVLSEGVSVGRGTAVFPGVFLGRGVTVGEDCVLYPGVALMEGTRVGDRVVIHAGTVVGADGFGYLERGGRHVKVPQVGGVLIEEDVEVGANVTIDRATTGNTVIGRGTKIDNLVQVAHNVRVGEHSILVAQSGVAGSSSLGGHVVLGGQAAVADHVRVQDGVMLAARAAVMSDTPRGVYGGAPAIPHRDWLRAVSLFNKLPEMHRRVLELERKIQLLEGSEEGEDDEHQ, encoded by the coding sequence ATGAAGCTCAGGGAGATAGCCCGCCTTCTCGGAGGCGAACTGCACGGGGGGGACCCGGAGGAGGACATTGCCGGCGTCTCCGGCATCGGGGAAGCCGCTGCCGGAGACATCACGTTCGTCGTCGGAAGCCGCCAGGAGAAGCGCGCCCGGGAGAGCGCGGCCTCCTGCTTCCTGGTCAGGGAGGTCCTGCCGGGGCTGCGGGGAGCGCAGGTCAAGGTGGACGACCCCCACTACGCCTTCGCGCTGCTCCTTGGGCGTTTCCACCCGCCCTCGCCCGTGCCGCCGGGGGTGAGCGCGCGGGCCTTTGTGGCCGGCGGGGTCACGCTCGCCGAGGAGGTCTCGGTGCAGCCCTTCGCCGTCCTTTCCGAAGGGGTAAGCGTGGGGAGGGGGACCGCCGTCTTTCCCGGCGTCTTTTTGGGCCGGGGCGTCACGGTGGGCGAGGACTGCGTCCTTTACCCCGGCGTCGCGCTCATGGAGGGAACCCGGGTGGGCGACCGGGTGGTCATTCATGCCGGCACGGTGGTGGGGGCAGACGGCTTCGGGTACCTGGAGCGCGGGGGCAGGCATGTAAAGGTCCCCCAGGTGGGGGGCGTCCTCATCGAGGAGGACGTCGAAGTGGGGGCCAACGTCACCATCGACCGGGCCACGACGGGCAACACGGTCATAGGGCGCGGCACGAAGATAGACAACCTGGTGCAGGTGGCCCATAACGTGCGCGTGGGGGAGCACTCCATCCTGGTGGCGCAGTCCGGCGTGGCGGGAAGCAGCTCCCTGGGCGGGCATGTCGTCCTGGGGGGGCAGGCCGCCGTGGCCGACCACGTGCGGGTCCAGGACGGCGTCATGCTGGCCGCCCGGGCCGCCGTCATGTCGGACACCCCGAGGGGCGTTTACGGCGGCGCGCCGGCCATCCCGCACAGGGACTGGCTCCGCGCCGTGAGCCTTTTCAACAAGCTCCCGGAGATGCACCGGAGGGTTCTGGAGCTTGAGAGGAAAATCCAGCTGCTCGAAGGGAGTGAGGAGGGCGAGGATGATGAACATCAATGA
- the fabZ gene encoding 3-hydroxyacyl-ACP dehydratase FabZ, producing MMNINELTNYLPHRYPFLLVDRVVEMEPDSSIVGLKNVTVNEEFFLGHFPGNPIMPGVLIVEAMAQTAAILAIKSGDMDIPNIYFMSIEKAKFRRPVIPGDQLRFEVQVLKKRGNVYKFTGRALVGDAVAAEAEFSAMMAAKE from the coding sequence ATGATGAACATCAATGAGCTGACCAATTATCTTCCGCACCGCTATCCGTTTCTGCTCGTGGACAGGGTCGTCGAGATGGAGCCCGACTCCTCCATCGTGGGGCTGAAGAACGTCACGGTGAACGAGGAGTTCTTCCTGGGCCATTTTCCCGGCAACCCCATCATGCCCGGCGTGCTCATCGTGGAGGCCATGGCGCAGACGGCCGCCATCCTGGCGATAAAGTCCGGAGACATGGACATACCCAACATCTACTTCATGAGCATAGAGAAGGCGAAATTCAGGCGGCCCGTCATCCCGGGCGACCAGCTCCGGTTCGAGGTGCAGGTCCTGAAGAAGAGGGGCAACGTCTACAAGTTCACCGGCCGGGCCCTGGTGGGCGACGCGGTGGCCGCCGAGGCGGAGTTCTCGGCGATGATGGCGGCAAAGGAGTAG
- a CDS encoding thymidine phosphorylase, which translates to MRAADIIGKKRDGQALSDEEIAFFIQGVASGSIPDYQASALLMAVTLRGMDEAETVSLTRAMLRSGRVLDLASVGAPRVDKHSTGGVGDKVSLILAPLAAAMAVKVPMVSGRGLGHTGGTLDKLESIPGFRTDLGPEEFAANVKELGLCITGQTEELAPADRKLYALRDVTATVRSVPLIAASIMSKKLAEGVQGLLLDVKCGSGAFMKTLEDARELARAMVRIGGSMGVATAALITNMEQPLGKAVGNSLEVKECISALKGKGARDLMELTLVQTAWMLNLADSISEETEVRPLNQWTLKKYREEAMDYLEKGDALRKFVQMVDAQGGDPEAVFEPSRLPLAENITPVAAPANGVVRKLDAYKVGRASMLLGAGRERAGEPVDPAAGIILSKKVGNEIRSGEPVAMFHYNDAARLAEARDVFLSGLEIGDREPAPQPLVLDVVLTA; encoded by the coding sequence GTGCGGGCAGCGGACATCATCGGGAAGAAGCGCGACGGCCAGGCGCTCAGCGATGAGGAGATAGCTTTCTTCATCCAGGGGGTGGCCTCGGGGAGCATACCGGATTACCAGGCCTCGGCCCTTCTGATGGCCGTCACGCTCCGGGGAATGGACGAAGCCGAGACGGTCTCCCTCACCCGGGCCATGCTCCGGTCGGGCAGGGTGCTGGACCTCGCCTCCGTGGGCGCCCCCCGCGTGGACAAGCATTCCACCGGAGGCGTCGGCGACAAGGTGAGCCTCATCCTGGCCCCCCTGGCCGCGGCCATGGCCGTGAAGGTCCCCATGGTCTCGGGGCGGGGCCTGGGACATACGGGGGGCACCCTGGACAAGCTCGAGTCCATCCCGGGCTTCAGGACGGACCTCGGTCCCGAGGAATTCGCCGCAAACGTGAAGGAGCTGGGCCTCTGCATCACGGGGCAGACCGAGGAGCTGGCCCCCGCAGACAGAAAGCTCTACGCCCTCCGCGACGTCACAGCCACGGTGCGGTCCGTCCCCCTCATCGCCGCGAGCATCATGTCCAAGAAGCTGGCCGAGGGCGTGCAGGGCCTGCTGCTGGACGTGAAGTGCGGCTCGGGAGCCTTCATGAAGACCCTGGAGGACGCCCGGGAGCTGGCCCGTGCCATGGTGCGCATCGGAGGGTCCATGGGTGTAGCCACCGCCGCTCTCATAACCAACATGGAGCAGCCCCTGGGGAAGGCCGTGGGCAACAGCCTGGAGGTGAAGGAATGCATCTCGGCCCTCAAGGGCAAGGGGGCGCGGGACCTCATGGAGCTGACCCTTGTGCAGACGGCCTGGATGCTCAACCTGGCCGATTCCATCAGCGAGGAGACCGAAGTGCGGCCCCTGAACCAATGGACCCTGAAGAAATACAGGGAAGAGGCCATGGATTACCTGGAGAAGGGGGACGCCCTCAGGAAGTTCGTGCAGATGGTCGACGCCCAGGGAGGCGACCCCGAGGCGGTCTTTGAGCCCTCGCGCCTGCCCCTGGCCGAGAACATCACCCCCGTGGCCGCCCCCGCGAACGGCGTGGTGAGGAAACTCGACGCCTACAAGGTCGGGCGGGCCTCGATGCTCCTGGGGGCGGGGCGCGAGCGGGCCGGGGAGCCCGTGGACCCGGCCGCGGGCATCATCCTGAGCAAGAAGGTGGGCAACGAAATCCGAAGCGGGGAGCCGGTGGCCATGTTCCACTATAACGACGCCGCGCGCCTCGCCGAGGCCCGGGACGTCTTTCTCTCGGGCCTGGAGATAGGGGACCGGGAGCCCGCCCCGCAGCCCCTGGTGCTCGACGTGGTGCTTACCGCCTGA
- a CDS encoding PsbP-related protein, whose protein sequence is MRKLLLILAVAALTAVACGPWLRTGGPYSSTYLDFSVQLPDGWMRRNINDHLFLTRDGGLLQNILIERVNVADDLTHTKKKFARGMLAQEAAQVLLDNFRSDEQKQNFKVLSNAPARVDGHHGFKAVFTYRNEDGLPLKSVYYGFLEGEWFYGIRYTAAQRYYYKKDLKTFEAVVKSFHLGAAGGGKKA, encoded by the coding sequence GTGAGAAAACTTCTCCTCATTCTGGCAGTGGCGGCCCTGACGGCGGTGGCCTGCGGCCCGTGGCTCCGCACGGGAGGACCGTACAGCTCGACGTACCTGGACTTCTCGGTGCAGCTGCCCGACGGATGGATGCGCCGGAACATCAACGACCACCTCTTTCTCACCCGCGACGGGGGGCTTCTTCAGAACATCCTCATCGAGCGCGTCAACGTCGCGGACGACCTCACCCACACGAAGAAGAAGTTCGCCCGGGGCATGCTTGCCCAGGAGGCCGCCCAGGTCCTTCTGGACAACTTCCGCTCCGACGAGCAGAAGCAGAACTTCAAGGTCCTCTCCAACGCCCCTGCCAGAGTGGACGGGCACCACGGGTTCAAGGCGGTCTTCACCTACCGGAACGAGGACGGCCTGCCCTTGAAGAGCGTCTACTACGGCTTTCTCGAAGGCGAGTGGTTCTACGGCATCCGCTACACGGCGGCGCAAAGGTACTACTACAAGAAGGACCTCAAGACCTTCGAGGCCGTGGTCAAGAGCTTCCACCTGGGAGCCGCCGGAGGAGGGAAGAAGGCCTGA
- the lpxA gene encoding acyl-ACP--UDP-N-acetylglucosamine O-acyltransferase, with the protein MATFIHPTAIVQEGAFLDEDVSVGPYCIVGPLVRIGKGTRLHGNVVLEGRTEIGRSCQLYPFSYLGQPPQDLKYRDEDTAVTVGDRTIIREYVTVHRASVGGDGVTRVGDDTFLMAYVHVAHDCRVGGNVVMASYAGLSGHVLVEDNVIIGGHTGIHQFVRIGEYAMVGGVSGVRQDVPPYMIASGVEARLYGLNVVGLKRKGFSAEAIGELKRAYSVLFQQNLSMDAALEKVTKELPPNRHILHLVEFIQAKKRGICR; encoded by the coding sequence ATGGCGACTTTCATCCACCCCACTGCCATCGTGCAGGAGGGGGCATTTCTTGACGAAGACGTCTCCGTGGGCCCTTACTGCATCGTCGGCCCTCTCGTGAGAATCGGCAAGGGCACCCGCCTGCACGGCAACGTGGTCCTGGAGGGGCGCACCGAGATAGGCCGCTCCTGCCAGCTGTATCCCTTCTCCTACCTCGGGCAGCCGCCGCAGGACCTCAAGTACAGGGACGAGGACACCGCCGTCACGGTCGGCGACCGTACCATCATCAGGGAGTACGTCACCGTCCACCGCGCCTCCGTCGGGGGCGACGGGGTCACCCGCGTGGGGGACGACACCTTCCTCATGGCCTACGTCCACGTGGCCCACGACTGCCGGGTGGGAGGCAACGTCGTCATGGCCAGCTATGCGGGGCTCTCGGGCCACGTCCTGGTGGAGGACAACGTCATCATCGGCGGGCACACGGGAATCCACCAGTTCGTCCGTATCGGAGAGTACGCCATGGTGGGAGGGGTCAGCGGCGTCAGGCAGGACGTCCCCCCCTACATGATAGCCTCCGGCGTGGAGGCCCGCCTCTACGGGCTGAACGTGGTGGGCCTCAAGCGCAAGGGCTTCTCCGCCGAGGCCATCGGCGAGCTCAAGCGCGCCTACTCCGTCCTCTTTCAGCAGAACCTTTCCATGGACGCCGCCCTGGAGAAGGTGACCAAGGAGCTCCCCCCGAACCGGCACATCCTGCATCTTGTCGAGTTCATCCAGGCAAAGAAGCGGGGCATCTGCCGCTGA